In one window of Kitasatospora sp. MMS16-BH015 DNA:
- a CDS encoding PD-(D/E)XK motif protein has translation MSDDELHGLVERLWSELEAEQPTGDRRLRVAELPVVVESGPLAVAVDHDGHRHVLVPIHTHRKVRSGLDGPVLRLRKLPLEDAETYQTYVDLACLRDDLDDLFTELCVDVLDAVRESPENPVKALYRVIDRWKALFLTQSAPLGPEELAGLFGELTVLNRLLTKDPSAHRLWRGPEGHCHDFLGGSTAVEVKASTSSEGRRPRIHGLDQLEPPENGSLRLAWFRLQRTGANGVGTAFTEVVEEALRLCDDETALLDLLARAGYHRPDAERYRDVTFAVAEERWYGVDGGFPALTGRTLIAAGVPVSVLDVEYTIDLSGEVPNPLTADQIALTIDHMIQESE, from the coding sequence ATGAGCGACGACGAGCTCCACGGTCTCGTCGAGCGGTTGTGGTCGGAGCTGGAGGCCGAGCAGCCGACGGGGGACCGTCGGCTGCGGGTCGCCGAGCTGCCCGTCGTGGTCGAGAGCGGGCCGTTGGCGGTGGCCGTCGACCATGACGGGCACCGCCACGTCCTTGTGCCGATACACACGCACCGCAAGGTCCGTTCGGGTCTGGACGGGCCCGTCCTTCGGCTGCGCAAGCTACCGCTGGAAGACGCGGAGACCTACCAGACGTATGTCGATCTCGCCTGCCTGCGCGACGACCTCGACGACCTGTTCACGGAACTGTGTGTCGACGTGCTCGACGCGGTGCGGGAGTCGCCCGAGAACCCCGTAAAGGCGCTCTACCGTGTAATCGACCGGTGGAAGGCTCTCTTCCTCACACAGTCGGCTCCGCTGGGGCCGGAGGAGTTGGCGGGCCTCTTCGGCGAATTGACGGTGCTCAACCGGCTGCTGACCAAGGACCCGAGCGCACATCGCCTTTGGCGCGGCCCCGAGGGCCACTGCCACGACTTCCTTGGCGGGAGCACGGCCGTCGAGGTGAAGGCGAGTACGAGCAGTGAGGGACGAAGGCCGCGGATCCACGGGCTCGACCAGCTCGAACCGCCGGAGAACGGCTCGCTCCGTCTTGCCTGGTTCCGGCTGCAGCGCACCGGCGCGAACGGTGTCGGCACCGCGTTCACAGAGGTGGTGGAAGAGGCACTTCGACTCTGTGACGACGAGACCGCACTGCTCGACCTGCTTGCAAGAGCCGGTTACCACCGGCCCGACGCGGAGCGCTACCGCGACGTGACCTTCGCGGTGGCCGAGGAGAGGTGGTACGGCGTCGACGGCGGTTTCCCCGCGCTGACAGGCCGGACACTCATCGCGGCCGGCGTACCGGTCTCGGTTCTGGACGTCGAGTACACCATCGACCTGTCCGGCGAAGTTCCGAACCCCCTGACGGCCGACCAGATCGCCCTGACGATCGACCACATGATCCAGGAGTCCGAGTGA
- a CDS encoding Z1 domain-containing protein has protein sequence MTDEFDEMYDTFKALLDSFPPSEAVKRLERLGISPDIVERIRERHEQQTVRIRELEEPHAVILGNRDTWYTGPQPKDKCWPAITDLLRKDDWPPEPAIRSLDDSSTRVVSLLNHPKQKAFSTRGLVVGYVQSGKTTNFTSVVAKAADRGYKLFIVLAGIHNGLRRQTQARLVQQLVEPNPSLWSQLTGLDKDFTPGENPASYFGRNNRTHVLCVVKKNATVLRKLAAWLEKASDYLEDCPALIIDDEADQATVATKSINPLILGIMSSLPRSAYVGYTASPFANLLIDPSAADLYPKDFVVNLPKPEGHFGTEVLFGRYALDGEDPEQVDDGYDMIRSVPDDDVAAVRPETRADVEGFEPFITDTLRRAVEYFWLVTAARRVRGTGDPHNTMLIHTSVNTAVHNSFKRPLEHLRDRFERSLSAGDADFLARLSDLWESETERVPAEDFGETKVPFERLLPELSGVLESCRVIMDNSSSEDRLDYENGPVVAIAVGGNTLSRGLTLYGLSVSYFVRSVSAYDTLLQMGRWFGFRKGYADLPRIWMTDELAEWFRHLATVETEMRRDIDIYMTEDETPLTFAVRLRTHPALRVTAAAKMRDAVTAASSYGGKRVQTHYFHTNAGWLGRNADAARALIKASVANAVRAEERPAEGRYVFRDVPHDLVIDFLSTYRFHEKSPENDADLIIDYIRKRVSKAGSLGRWNVAIVGNPKGEDFAFAPGVSVGRNNRARLDLPNPVPDFADIKTLMSRRDAAVDLAGDTGKLTEKGIMEERRRQLPDTGLLVLYPIDKVSEPLPAKRLRVPLNAEDHVIGVGLVFPEPRHGDSTVESYVSANLSNVRIEDEDYSVLDDEDA, from the coding sequence ATGACCGATGAATTCGACGAGATGTACGACACGTTCAAGGCGCTTCTGGACTCGTTCCCCCCTTCGGAGGCTGTCAAGCGACTGGAGCGCCTCGGTATCAGCCCGGACATCGTGGAGCGGATCCGGGAGCGGCATGAGCAGCAGACGGTCCGCATCAGGGAGCTCGAGGAACCCCACGCGGTGATCCTGGGCAACCGCGACACGTGGTACACGGGTCCGCAGCCCAAGGACAAGTGCTGGCCGGCGATCACGGACCTGCTTCGCAAGGACGATTGGCCTCCGGAGCCCGCGATCCGGAGTCTCGACGACTCCTCCACCCGCGTCGTCTCGTTGTTGAACCACCCGAAGCAGAAGGCCTTCTCCACACGGGGTCTCGTCGTCGGCTACGTGCAGTCCGGCAAGACCACCAACTTCACATCGGTCGTCGCCAAGGCGGCCGATCGCGGCTACAAGCTGTTCATCGTGTTGGCGGGAATCCACAACGGGCTCCGGCGTCAGACCCAGGCTCGACTCGTGCAGCAGTTGGTGGAGCCGAACCCCTCGCTGTGGTCCCAGCTGACCGGGCTCGACAAGGACTTCACGCCGGGGGAGAACCCTGCGTCGTACTTCGGGCGGAACAACAGGACGCACGTGCTGTGCGTCGTGAAGAAGAATGCGACGGTGCTGCGCAAGTTGGCCGCGTGGCTCGAGAAGGCGTCGGACTACCTCGAGGACTGCCCCGCGCTGATCATCGACGACGAGGCCGACCAGGCCACCGTGGCCACGAAGTCGATCAACCCTCTGATCCTGGGGATCATGAGTTCCCTGCCGAGGTCCGCCTACGTCGGGTACACGGCATCGCCGTTCGCGAACCTGCTGATCGACCCGAGTGCGGCGGACCTCTATCCGAAGGACTTCGTCGTCAACCTCCCCAAGCCGGAGGGGCACTTCGGCACCGAGGTCCTCTTCGGCCGATACGCCCTCGACGGCGAGGACCCGGAGCAGGTCGACGACGGCTACGACATGATCCGCTCGGTCCCCGATGACGACGTGGCGGCCGTGCGTCCGGAGACCCGGGCCGACGTGGAGGGCTTCGAGCCCTTCATCACCGACACCCTTCGTCGGGCGGTCGAGTACTTCTGGCTGGTCACCGCCGCCCGACGCGTTCGTGGTACCGGCGATCCACACAACACGATGCTGATCCACACCAGCGTCAACACCGCGGTTCACAACAGCTTCAAGAGGCCGTTGGAGCATCTGCGTGACCGGTTCGAGCGCTCCCTGTCCGCGGGCGACGCCGACTTCCTCGCGCGGCTGAGTGATCTGTGGGAGTCGGAGACCGAGCGTGTGCCGGCCGAGGACTTCGGCGAGACGAAGGTGCCGTTCGAGCGGCTGCTGCCCGAACTGTCGGGAGTTCTCGAGAGTTGCCGCGTCATCATGGACAACTCCAGCAGCGAGGACCGCCTCGACTACGAGAACGGCCCGGTCGTGGCGATCGCGGTGGGCGGCAACACCCTCTCGCGGGGATTGACGCTTTACGGTCTGTCAGTCAGCTACTTCGTCCGTTCCGTGTCGGCGTACGACACGCTGCTGCAGATGGGCCGTTGGTTCGGCTTCCGGAAGGGATACGCTGACCTGCCGCGGATCTGGATGACCGATGAGTTGGCCGAGTGGTTCCGACACCTGGCCACCGTCGAGACCGAGATGCGCCGGGACATCGACATCTACATGACCGAGGACGAGACCCCGCTCACCTTCGCCGTCCGCCTGCGCACGCACCCGGCCCTGCGGGTGACCGCGGCCGCCAAGATGCGCGACGCGGTCACGGCGGCTTCCTCCTACGGCGGGAAGCGGGTGCAGACCCATTACTTCCACACCAACGCCGGCTGGCTGGGTCGGAACGCGGACGCCGCGCGCGCTCTGATCAAGGCCTCGGTCGCGAACGCGGTCAGGGCGGAAGAGCGCCCGGCAGAGGGCCGGTACGTCTTCCGTGACGTGCCGCACGACCTCGTGATCGACTTCCTGTCGACCTACCGGTTCCACGAGAAGTCCCCGGAGAACGACGCCGATCTGATCATCGACTACATCCGGAAGCGAGTCTCCAAGGCCGGATCGTTGGGCCGGTGGAACGTTGCGATCGTCGGTAATCCCAAGGGGGAGGACTTCGCGTTCGCCCCCGGCGTGAGCGTCGGGCGCAACAACCGTGCCCGTCTCGATCTCCCTAACCCCGTACCGGACTTCGCCGACATCAAGACGCTGATGAGCCGTCGGGACGCCGCGGTGGACCTGGCCGGCGACACCGGGAAACTGACCGAGAAGGGCATCATGGAGGAGCGCCGGAGGCAGCTTCCCGACACCGGTCTGCTCGTCCTGTACCCGATCGACAAGGTGTCGGAGCCGCTCCCGGCCAAGAGGCTGCGTGTGCCTCTGAACGCGGAGGACCACGTCATCGGTGTCGGCCTGGTCTTCCCCGAGCCGCGTCATGGTGACAGCACGGTCGAGAGCTACGTATCCGCGAACCTGTCCAATGTTCGGATCGAGGACGAGGACTACAGCGTCCTCGACGACGAGGACGCATGA